A region from the Acyrthosiphon pisum isolate AL4f chromosome A1, pea_aphid_22Mar2018_4r6ur, whole genome shotgun sequence genome encodes:
- the LOC100165904 gene encoding DCN1-like protein 3, translating into MGNCFSCLRSKSTSRPVADSSDNENLDNVPDKRVGGLDSNDLNPPVMAMSNGAHNAPVLGSVGSDNCGSLRSSFTCTRLTSTLNKTNIRLNNFSTKSFQTRVQKLFDMYKDAVEDLILIDGIERLCSDLQMSPEEFRILILAWKCDAHQMCRFTRAEFLNGCHALQVDSVSLMKNKLSDVANDLNYNTEEFKSLYRFTFKFGLDNAVGQRILPVDTAIVLWKLIFNIREPEILERWLNFLESQDNIRGIPKDTWNMFLNFAESVSNGDLSNYDDTEAWPSVFDDFVEYENDQANQNISEKGIGKKHGSVL; encoded by the exons ATGGGAAACTGTTTTTCATGTTTGCGCTCTAAGAGTACAAGTAGGCCGGTGGCAGATTCCAGTGACAACGAAAATTTAGACAATGTACCAGACAAACGAGTTGGAG GTCTGGATTCAAATGATTTAAATCCCCCAGTGATGGCCATGAGCAATGGAGCTCATAATGCTCCTGTTCTAGGATCAGTGGGTAGTGATAATTGTGGTAGCTTGCGTTCCTCGTTTACTTGTACTCGTTTGACATCTACTTTAAACAAGACCAATATTAGGTTGAATAACTTTTCCACAAAAAGTTTCCAAACCAGGGTTCAAAAGTTATTCGACATGTACAAAGATGCTGTCGAAGACTTGATATTAATTGATGGAATTGAAAGACTGTGTAGTGATTTACAGATGTCACCTGAAGAATTCCGTATCCTTATATTAGCATGGAAATGTGACGCTCATCAAATGTGTCGATTTACTCGCGCAGAATTTCTTAATGGCTGTCATGCACTTCAAGTAGATTCTGTgtcattaatgaaaaataaattgtcggATGTAGCAAATGATCTCAATTATAACACTGAGGAATTTAAAagcttatatag gtttacatttaaatttgggTTGGACAATGCTGTGGGACAGCGTATTCTTCCAGTTGACACCGCCATCGTATTAtggaaattgatttttaatatccGTGAACCAGAAATATTAGAACGTTGGCTGAACTTTTTGGAAAGTCAAGATAATATAAGAGGTATTCCTAAAGATACATGGaacatgtttttaaactttGCTGAGTCTGTATCCAATGGGGATCTTTCTAATTATGACGACACAGAGGCTTGGCCAAGCGTTTTTGATGATTTTGTAGAATATGAAAATGATCAAGCTAATCAAAACATTAGTGAAAAAGGAATT